In Desulfosporosinus youngiae DSM 17734, the genomic stretch CGATGGATACCGGATGACGGATTAACTGAATTCCCTCCAGAATCGTTTCATAGGCCATGAGGGTTATGACAATCACAGCGCCCATGCAGAATACATTGATCAGGCGACCGAAGCCGGATGGAAAACGAGAAGTTGGTTTTCGTTCGGACAGAATGCTGCCTATAAAAACAAATAGCTGGTTGACGGCATCCGCACCTGAGTGCATTGCTTCAGCAAACATAGCACCGCTGCCACTTAAGAAAGCAGCAATTCCTTTGAAAATGACCAGGAAGATATTACCCAGTACTGCGTAAAAGGATGAGGCATTCCCTTTTTTAATGAGCTCCAATGTCTTATTCATCTAATTCACACCATTCAAATGCTTTTCGATTATCTTCTCATAAATCCTGAGGGTTTATTCTTCAGGGCGTGTCAGAGAAGAATATGTAAACATACCTTATAATAATCTCATTGATGCATTTGAAAGCGGTGATTAATATTGAAGTTATATCTGGCTTTAGGGGATTCAATAACTGCAGGATATGGTGTAGCAAGCCCTTTTTCCTTTCCGACTATATATGCCAGCTTTCTCAGACGGCATAATCCGGATTTATGCTTGCTTAATTTAGGTGTAAACGGCTTAACAACAAGAGGTTTGCTTAATCAATTAACGTCAAATCCCAGCCTTCGAAAGTCTGTAGCTCAAGCTTGCTTAATTACTCTTACAATCGGCTCTAATGATTTGCTTCGTCTTATTGGCAATCCTAATCAACCCTTTAGACTATCTCAGTTACCCATCATCCAGAGAAGCATGATAAAAACTCTAATGGAAATCGGACAAGAGATTAGGTTTTTAAATCCAGGAGCCATCGTTAAAGTAGCTACAATTTATAATCCCTTGCCGGCGGGGCCCTATGCCCATTACTATCCGCAGGTTCAGGCCATTATCGACAATGCCAATGCCATGATTACCCTCTGGGCAAGACGTTACGGATTTGTCGTTGTCAATTTAGATCGTGAGATAAAAGGCAAAGAAGTGTGGTTTATCAGCAAGGATTATGCCCATCCCAATGCTGCCGGGTATCAGATGATAGCAAAGGCATTCGCTCGATACTAGAGGTTTTAAAAGGGATCTGGGGCGAATCATAGTGAAGAATCCCTGAAACGTTTTACTGAGTAATAGCAATAGAGACTTGCTGAGCCAAAAAGGAGAGCCCCAATCATTAAGGCCAGCAAAAAGCGGCTTGGATTTTCAGCGAGCTGCCAAAAGTCGTGCCCTATCCAAGATTCCCAAAGAATCATGGGGATCTTGCCGATCAAGGAGGCGAGTAAAAACATCGGGAAGGAGATCAGGGATAAACCAGCGGCATAATTAACGGCTGCGGAGGGAAGAATCGGAATAAACCTTGAGATCAGGATAATAGAAAAGCTATTTCCTTCAATAAGAGTACCCCATTTTCCTAATTTCCCGATCTTGGGCTGAGCCCAATCTTGTCCCAGAGTACGAGATAGCCCAAAACCTAAAGAGGCACCTAGTAAACTTCCTGCCAGAGAAAGCAGAAAACCACCAACCCAACCGAAAGCAAGGGTATTAACTCCGGCCATTAAAGCAAAGGGTACTACGGGAAAAAGTGCCAAAAGGGCTATTATAAACAGGTCAACAAAGATACTGATCCATCCCCACTGGGTGACTAAAGCTTGCAAATCAGTGGGATTTTGAAGTTTGGGATAAAGCAAGATAACAACGGTTAGGGAGAAAGCTAACGTAAAGACTGAAAAATATTTTTTGGACAACGGGTCACCTTCCTTAATAAACGGCATGCTTGAAAACGCATGCCGTTCTTTAGTAACGGGCTACTAGTGCTGGTAGGGTTTTGTATCTTTCGTTTTTAATTGAACAAGTTTTCCATGTTCTGAAAGGTGAAGTGATGTATATCTCTCAGAAGGCGGAAGATGGCGTTTGAATTTAAACCGAAACTCCTGGATTGAGGCCATCTTATCGGCAACCATAACCAGAAAGGCCTCCCGGCTTCGGGGCAAGCGGAGGGTTAGCGGCCACATATGGCTTAGAATAATGTCTTTTTCCTTTTCACTTAGGTCAAAACAGCGTTCCGCATTTTGGCAGGCAATACGCGGATGGCGAAAACCATGCCAACGAGACCCGTCCGGACGAAGCTTATGCCAATCATAGAGGAAAAAGTCGTGGAGGAGGGCCCCCCTAGTGACCGCTTGAGTATCCAAATGAACCTTTTTTTCGAGGCGTACCGACCAGTTATAGGCTATTTGGGCGACCCGGAGAGAGTGTTCCAGAGTGGTAAAGGGGCGATGATGCGTATATAAGGCTAATTGTTGATATTCTTCATGATTTAAGATCTCCTCCACATGTTTGGGCAAATTCAATCTGTTTCACCTTCCTAGTCCAGTGAGCGGAAGTTATCCGTGTCTTAGGAATTATAGAATTTTTTACGCTGCTGATTTAAAAAGTGTTCCAGTGCCTCTAGCTTATTATGAAGTAAGGCCATTTTTTCTGTGACAGTATGGCGCATTTTCGGATAAGTATGCAGGAGGCGATAAAAGGGAGAACATTCTGAATGGAACGAAGGAAATTCTAAGCGTTCATAACGCTCTTGGAATACGGATATAAAGCGTTCCAAGCGGTGAAGTAAGAGGCTGGAGTGAATAAGATCCCCAATAACGTATCCAGTTAAGATGAGCGCTGAAATAGAACGAACCGTCGTGGGAATCTGGTATAGTTGAATTTGAACAACCGGGTGTATGATGAGATAGAATATAAGCCCCAGAACTCCCCAGAGCAAGCTGAAGGGAAGAGAGATCCGCCCATGAAGATTAAAGGGAATGGAATGATAGTCCCAAAGTTGTAAGTGAAAAAAACGTTCGAAAAACCAACCCGCTGCATATTCCAGCAAGGTACTTAAAAAGACAAACCAGATAAACAGCCATGGCCAAGTGAGGTTACCTATCAGTCCCGAAGACCAAATTACCAAGGTCGCGAAGAGTCCATAAATCGGCAGGAAGGGGCCGGAGAGAAACCCTGGGTTGACCATTCTGCGTTGGAGGCATGAACGGTATATGGCTTCCATGACCCAGCCGGCAAAAGCGTAAATAGAAAAAGTGAGAATAAAGTTTGTCAGTATAGTCACCCTTTCTTAAGCTTTTTCAAATATTCGCACGGTATACCCATTATACTATAATTTAGCTTAAATTCGTATCAAAGTATATAAATGGAGTCGATCGGAAACGTGCGGGTGTTTCACTGATAATTTAAATGCAAGATATCCTCTATGAGATAATCGATTCCTTTAGCAGGACTGGGGAGTTTCACACCTATAGCTGGTAAGAGAGACATTAGGAAAGCCATAGATAAGAAAATAGAGAATACGATTAATTCACGCCAGTGTTTATTTCTGATCAAGCTTGGAACTTCAAAGAGGATGACTCCAATAAAAGCACACACTAATAAAAATATCATTGCTTTGTTCCTCCGGTTAGAGTTTAAGTAATCGAGTTTACTTTGGCAATTTGCGTAGTTTAGCGACGAGTAAGGATATCAGAGGAATGACATAGTAAAACCACATAGTGAAGACGGGAGTAATATACCTCATAGTGTAGTTTAATTGTATTTTAGATTCGAAGGATATAAAGGCTAAGGCCATGGTAAGCATACCAATCGGCAAAACCAGCGGTTTGTAGGAACGCAGCTTTGTAATCTGAGCTATACTTAACACGATAGCATAATAATAAACACTAGAAATAATAAATAGCAGCAGAATTTGGGCCATAGCCACGAGAACTTCCAGGCGGCTGATAATTTTTCCAATGTTGATCAAGCGTACTGCTTCTAAAGAAGGAGAAGAAACAACGGTACTAAGGGGTCCCAGAGCTGCTATATTTCGGGTTGTACCAATTATTAGTCCAAGCCCTCCTATAATTATTCCCAGGAGGACGGATTTTTTGGTTTGGTTCGGTTTGTTGATAAACGGAATGATCATCATAAAAATGATAACTTCACTGAATGAAACGTGCAGTATAATGTGAGTACTTTGAATCAATTCGCCGAGCGGAACTTCAAGAATCGGTAAGAAATTATTAAAGTCCATATCTTTCAATAAGAGCATAAATGTTAAAATGAGAATAAAGGATGTCATGAAGACACTCCCGATACTCATTCTGGCGATAACCTCGATCCCTTCGCGTACCGCCCAGGCACAGACGAAGGTAAACATGATCATGATTAGGAGCATGGGAGTTTCAGGCATCATATAGGTTAGAATAAAATCCCCGATAAACCAAAGGTATGCGGATAAAGCTGTTACAAATAACCAGAGATATTGCAGGGAAACCAGCTTGCCAAGATAGGGCCCGTAAATAAGATCATGGATCTGAATTAAGGTTTTGCCCGGAAATTTATTAGCAAGCGCAATATAAACGAGAGCAAATAGTAAGCCAATGATTAAGGCAGCTGCCTCGGCCAACCAGGTATCCTGTTTGGAAATGGGATAGGCATAGGATACGGACAAGAGTCCCCCCTGGATAAAAGCTCCAATTAAAAACATCAATTGAGAACTCGATATTTCGCCTTTTTCAAGTTTCATGAAAGGTTATTGCTCCTTTGCTGGTGCTACTGGTCGTCCGATGGAGCCTGATCGCCGTAATTTAGCCTCGGCGACAACCTCTACTTCAAGATCAGGAAAGATTTCATCCCAGCTTTTTTTCAACTCTTGCCACTCCTTAGGATAGTTTCGATGCAGCACATCTCCAAACCCAAAAATATCAGCGTTAAGTTTCTGAGCCTTACTTAAAGCAGATTTGATTTCGGCTTCGATAACCTCAGATTTCAGCCTTTCTAACTCTGAGACGGGGTTAGGAGCTGTCAAATTCTTCATGCCGCATTGACTCGCAATATTTCCTTCTTCCTTAACTTCAATTTTAAAGCAGGGTTTATCATCAATGATTTCTGCGGAGATTTTGCTTTGGGCGCGAATGATTTCTAAACTCACAAAATTTTTCATTTCTGGACAATAGACATCAATAATTCCGCTCTTTATCTCATCAATAGCCCATAACAAGCCGCGGGTTTCTTCTTTGTTCATTTGCCCGATCAATTTATCTTGTTTAAAAACGGCCGTACCTTTCACTGATATTTCCTTTTCTTCACCTTTTCCGAGAATTTCAATGATAGGTGCAATCGGAGCGGTTGTCTCACTCATTAAGCGATTACCAAGCTGATTTAGCCTGACAACGCTGGTCATAGAGTTAGCGGCTTGGGCGTCCATTAGTTCGGCAATTTCCATAGCAGGAACTTTCTCAAGCCTTGGTCTGACATCAAATACATCCCTTGCCTTATCATCAGCGACTAAGATCAAGACCTCAAAGCGGGTTTCCTGATCCCGAAAAAAGAAATCAAGGTAACTGCGAATCCCTTGTTCGGCTAACGAACGGCCAAAGATAATAACTTGATTATGAGGAAAATATAACTTGCGGCTAACTTTATGGGTAAAATCTCTGATGGTTGCAAACATGGTCTCTCCTCTGTTTCTGACATTCGAATAGGCACCGGTACTGCCGCTTTCCCCAGTGCTGCTATCTTCGGGAGCACTCGTTTTCAGCTCGGAGGTTTTTATGATTTGCGCAGTCACTTCTATTTGTTTTTTATCCGTGTTTTCGGACTTATCTATGCCAACACCCAAGACGATCGCCAAGCTTGGCAGTTCGCGGCGATTCCAACATCCTGTGGTGCCTAAGGTAAGAATGATAAAGGTTAGAAGTGTGACGGCTATCTTGTTGAAATACTTCATTAAATAATCCCTATCTTTACTTTATTTTGGCGGGGTATCTTCTTTGGAGGGAGGTCCGGGTTTTAACCGAAACTCCTCACGTTGAGGATCACGCCACCCGATGGTTCTTGGTCGTGTTATCATGGCCCAGAGCGGCGCCCTGATAAAGGTATCTTTTAAGTCAGACACAGTAAGCGGAGCCAAAGGGGATAGATAGGGTGTTCCAAAGGATCTTAAAGATGCCAGATGTATGAAAACACCGATTAGACCGATCATGATGCCAAAACCGCCGGAAAAGCCGGCCAGGAGCGTAAAGATAATTCGCAAGATACCTCCTGAATCTGTTTGCGCAGGAGTTACGAAACTAGCTATGGCTGTCAGGGCCACGACAATAACCATTGGTGCTCCGATCAGCCCTGCCGATACGGCGGATTGTCCAACGACCAAGGCTCCTACGATGCTTACGGCTTGACCGACAGGTCTGGGTAATCTTACGCCGGCCTCCCGCAGGATCTCAAATATAATCCCCATTCCCAGTGCTTCCAGCAGCACGGGAAAAGGTACTCCTTCCTGAGCTGCAGACATGCTGAACAACAAGGCGGTCGGTATCAGTTCCTGATGATACGTCGTTAAGGCTACATAGGTAGCAGGGGCAAGGATACTTATAGCATAGGCAATATAGCGGAACACTCGAATTATGCTTACGAAGTAAGGGCGGGAATAATAATCTTCCGAACTCTGGAAGCTTTCGATAAATAGCATGGGGACTGTGAGCACAAAGGGAGTACCGTCAACCAGAATAGCTGCCCGTCCTTCAAGGATTTTGGCAGCAGCCTTATCAGGTTTTTCCGTATTGGCTACTGTTGAAAATATGGAAAGAGGTGCATCCTCAATATATTGTTCTATCATACCTGACTCGAGGATTGAGTCGGTTTTGATGTCTTTTAGCCTGCGCTTGATTTCTTCAATGAGTAAAGGGTTAGCGATACCTTTGATATAGGCAATACAAATATTTGTCATGGTACGCTCACCGATTTTCATGGACTCTAAGACTAAATCCGGACTTTTGATTTTTCGTCTTATTAAGGTTGTGTTAGTCAGTAAACTTTCGACGAAGCCCTCGCGAGGTCCTCGGACGACGGATTCAGTTCTAGGTTCAGTGACGCTTCGGGCCTTCCAGTCGGCAGTCATAATTATTAAAGCTTCTTCACAGCCATCGACCAACAAAATCGTTTCCCCGGAAAGATATCGATTAATAATTTCCTGGATAGAAGTGGATTTGCCAACTTCTCCTACCGAGAGCATGGTTGCTGTAACTAGTTCTATAAACCTTTGAGTTGAATCAGCCTTATTGGTATTAGGAGGCGGCTTTAACAATAAAGGCTTAAGGATACTTTCATTAATTGTCGTCAGATCCGTCATCCCGTTAAGATAAATCAGTGCAGCATCATGTTCCTGTCCGTGCTCTCCTAAAGTGAAGTTTCGAATGACAAGATCATAGTTATCGCCTAAAAGTCCTTTGAAAATTTCCAGGTTTGTATTGAGACTTGGCGAGAGAGTTTTTGGATGGTTTTGGGAATCGTCAGAAGCGGCTTGGTTTTGTCGGCCGGCGGCATAGCTTTGATTTAGTAACTTCAGATATTTTAACTTGCTGAATATGTAACGAAGCATAACCCCCCTCCCTTTCATGGCACCTTCTTGTTAATATGACCAATGAAGCCGGAAGTTATTTATGATTTATGTCCGGGGATAATTGTCCTAAGTGAAATGTCAGTGAAAGTTCGAAAAAGCGTAGGGTTATGAACATGGTTCATAGCCATACGCTTTTTTATACTATCAGAGTTCTATGCCGTTGTGCGGCACTACTGAAAATAGGTCGCTCGGGTCGGGCAGCTTCTCCCACATCCGTTAACTCAGCACTCCGAGGCTCGCCCACTCGCCGGTGCGGGACTTCGCCAAACCTCCGGGTAGTACCTGATGTGAACCCGTGGCTCCGTTTCCCCGCACCGGCTTGTGGGCTTTTATCGCCTCTCCATGCGATGAGTTCACTCCTGTGGGAGAAGCTGCCTGACTTTGAGGTCTACAGATTCTTTGAATGTTTTTGGGGTGTTTTTTAAAATGATTATTTGGACGAAGGTAGGGCTGTGATAACTAAATAGCGGGATTAGCTGTGATGTCAGGACAGAAAAGGAAAAACCGCTAACAGGCAGATAACTTCGGCAAGTTCGATAAAGGCTCCGTATAGATCTCCTGTTAAGCCTCCTAAAAGCTTGGATATTTTGGAGGCCATGAAGGTTATTAGCAGAGCAGTTACTCCCAGGGCAAGCGGTCCGCCTAAGCCGAGAAGGAAATAGGAAATTCCGCCTATTAATCCTCCGCTGAGAAGAAACGGAATCCAGCCGGATGACTCATGAAATCCTTTGCCCAGCCCTTGAGAGCGGGCGTAGGGGAACCGGATAACCCCGATTTGAAAGACCCAGCGTGAGAGCATAGGCATCACGATGAGGACGGCAAAGGCGGAGGGAGTCAGGCTGGCCAGAAAGGCGAATTTCAGAAGCAGTAAGCCGACGAGAGCCATGGAGGCATGGGCGCCAACCCGGCTGTCCTTCATGATTTCCAAGATTCTTTCCGGGCTGCGGGCGGATAGTAAACCATCCATACTATCCATAAACCCATCGAGATGGATTCCGCCGGTGAGGATTAACTCAGCTGCCAGCAGGAGAGCGCCCAGAACTAAGGGGGGATAATAAGGTACTAAGGCTTGGGCCAGCAGCCAGAGAAGCAGACCTATGACCAGACCTACGAGAGGGTAAAACCGGTAACTTCGGGTAAATTCCTCCGCAGTAACATCTTTGGGGATTGGCAGAGGAATCCGTGTGAAAAAGGTAAGGGCAATCAGAAATCCACGCATCATAGATCGCCCTTGAGCAGAGAAGCAAGCAGCTTCTCGCCGGAGGGTTTAAGTTCTATGGGGTATCCGGCTGCGACCAGATAAACTTGCTCAGCCTTGCGGGCCAGGATCTGATTGCTTCGTCCGGCCAAATCCCGGTAAACCCGGGCCATAGGGTTTTCCGGGACGATTCCTTGTCCTACTTCGTTGGTGACAAAGATTACTTTAGGTTTGATCTCTTGGGCAAGTTGAGCAACCTCTTGAACGTTAGCCAAAATTTGTGGTTCTATATGTTTGTATAGATGAGAGGAGGTTTGAGATTCAGAGGGTGCCTCTTGACCGGGTTGAGCAGATTGATCAGCCTGTCCGGCCAGCAGCATATTTGTAAGCCAGAGTGTGACACAATCAAGGAGGATCACGGCCTCCTCGTCTTTAAGCTGAGTTAAGGTAGCATGGATGTTCAAGGGTTCCTCGATGAGCCGCCAAGTGGAAGGTCGTTGTTCCTGGTGCTTTTTTACACGTATAGCCATTTCGGCATCCCATATTTGAGCGGTAGCAATGTAAATGACTGGACGTTTGGCCTGAGCGGCAAGAAGTTCGGCAAAAGTGCTTTTGCCGCTGCGGGCACCGCCGGTAATGAGTGTGAATTGAGACATTACGTTCATCGACTCCCTAAGTGTAGTGTGAATTATACGGTTTTTTCGGTGACTCCGGCATCAGCGAAGGTAGCCATTTCCTCAAGAATATGAAGCGCGGATTCAACGATGTAAAAGGTGATGGCAGCGCCTGTTCCTTCCCCAAGTCTCATATCAAGATTAAGGATTGGATCAAGACCCAAGCCTGCTAAAGCTTTGCGATGACCTATTTCGACGGAACCATGGGAAGGAATCATATAGGCCATGCTTTTAGGAGCAAGCTTTGCCGCGATCAGTGCGCCGGCTGTTGAGATAAACCCATCAATAATAATCGGAACATGGCTGGCGGCAGCCTGGAGGATTGAACCGGCGATGGCTGCGATTTCTAAGCCCCCTACTTTGGAGAGGACGTCGAGGGCGTCCGTTTTATCGGGTTGATTGACTTCAATTGCTTTTTCTATGGCGCGGCGTTTTCTGATGACTCCGGCGTCATCAATGCCGGTTCCGCGGCCAACCACATCTTCAACGGCGGAATTCGTCAAAATTGAGACAATAGCTGAGCTCGGAGTGGTATTGCCAATCCCCAGTTCTCCTGTGGCAAAGAGATTATAGCCTTCGCGGATTTTTTCTTCAGCGACCTCCGCCCCTGCCAGAAGAGCCTGCAAAGCTTGCCGGCGGGTCATTGCCGGACCTTTAGTCATGTTTTGAGTTCCATTGGCAACCCGTTTATTGATAAGGCTGCCTTCTACGGGAAAGGCAATGCCCACATCGGTTAAAATAACCTCGGCATTGGCCTGGCGGGCGAGAACATTGATGGCAGCGCCGCCATTCATGATATTATAGGCCATCTGAGGGGTTACTTCCTGGGGAAAAGCACTTATTCCTTCTTCGACTACCCCATGATCTCCGGCCATTGTCAGGACAGCTTTCTTGAGAATTTTAGGACCGGAAGTTCGTTGAATGCCGCCAAGCTGCTTGGCCAGCTGTTCTAATTGGCCCAGGCTTCCCTGAGGTTTTGTGAGAGAATCTAAGCGCACCTGGATCTGAGCCATTGCTTCCCCGTCGAGATCTAAAATGGCCGCTGTGAGTTTTTGCAGTCGAGTATAGAGTTGCTCTTCCGTTAAGTTTTCCATGCTGGTTCCTCCTCTTATATAATATCGTAATTTAAAGAATAGAAAAGTCCCGACCACAAAAATAACTGTGGTCGGGACTTTACCGTCATCACCGCCGCTCTCCATACTATGGAAAGACGTTAACATTTTAGGCAGGTCTCCTGGCTAACGAATCATTGCTTAACTCGTCACCTTCCCGGTATAGAAAACCAGTGATGACGAAACTCCTCGTATACAGTGGCGGGTCCGCGTCGGTCTTAGCCGAACTTCCCTATTCTCCCTCAAAAGGGCACCTAAAATGGAAATATTTTTTTACTAAGCATAGCACACCTTTTTTTGAATCTCAAGGAATATTTGAGGGAATTTTAAGAGAATAGTTTGCAACAACATTTTTACAAGCGTGTTTCCTTCGTATATAATGGTAGGTATTAGCAGTATGTATCCAATTTTCTTCGAAGTTCGATTTAGTTTTAAGCTGACGAGTTTAACAGCCAATATTGACGAGTGAATAGGGGGAACAAGTGTGTTAGAAAGCGATATCCTCGTAGCCGGGGCAGATCCGGGATTCGGAGCGATAAAACTGGACACAGGGGATACAAAGATCTTATTTCCCGCAGTGATTTGTAAGGGGAATGAACGAATTTTCTCTACCTTAGGAAATGTCTTGCTTGATAAAGGATCCGACATAGAAACACAGATAGCATCCTTAGACGTTATTGTCAAAGATAATGCCACAGGTGTGGAGAAGCATTATTTTATGGGCAGTTTGGCTGAAAGCTTAAATCCCAATGAAGCTCATTATTGCTGGGATGAAGACAAATCCTCTGATGAAGAGGCTACCGCTTTACTGGTGGTTGCCCTGGCTCTCGCTCAGCAAAACCTAAAGGCAAATGTCTATCTTGGCACAGGTGTTCCGGTTAAATATTATGCCAGTTTAAAGGACAAGTATGAATCAGAGTTAAAGGGATCGTTTTCAGTTGTGTTTCGTTCAGGTCCCATGGCAGGAATGACCCGCCAGCTTAACATACTTCGTTCACGTGTGCTCCCGCAAAGTTATGGTGTCTTTATTAAAGAAACCCTCAATGAATATGGAATACCCACAAATCCCAAATTATTTGGCGGGTATGTCGTGGTTATCGATCCGGGCTTCCGGACGACAGATATTGCCACGTTCTATGATGGTGTTATGCTCGACCCGCCGAATTCGTTTAGTATTGAAAAAGGGTTAAAGTGGGCGTATATAGGGGTTGCTGAAAAGCTCAAAGAATTAACCGGTAACCACGCCAATCCCATTGAAACGGATGACAAAGAACTGGATAAGATTTTCAGAGTCAATGGAGGATTATATCCTTGGAATAATGGCACGATTAATCTTAATCCGATTATGCAAAGCATGCTTAAGCAGTTGGGGACGGACATCACCCGGGAAGTGAAGAAGGCTCTGAAACCGATGCTGGGCAAATTGCACACAGTTCTTGTCGCCGGAAAAGTAGGGGAAATGGTTTATGAGCATATTCAGATGGAAAACAAGACACTGATTAATGATCCGCAGTTTGGTAATGCCACGGGATTCCGGATTATGGCTGCAACCCTGGTCAATAACATTACTAAGAAAGCTAATCCTTCAGCATGATCACCGCTCAGCCCTTGTTTATTCCCCTCTATATAGATGAAGCTGAAGCAGATCTTTGGCTGGCCTTACAACGGATTGAACCGGAGAAGAGAAGTTCTTTTATTATAGAAACCTTGAGACAGGCGCTATTAGGAACTGATAGGGGGGACCTGCCGGAGATTCAAAATGACGGCAATCATGCTAATGGCGAAGCTCAATGTGGAGCTCAAGCTGAAGCTGATGAAGCTCCGGAAGATCCTGTTAAACAAATAGAGATGTTTTCTTTAGAGGATTTGTTTTCTCAGCCGGATATCCCATATGCCAATGAGAAATCTATGCTTGTGCCTGAATACGAAGCGGAACTGCCAATCCGGAACCGGCCCCCTGGTTTTGACTATTTAATGAAGCATATTATCGGAACAGAAGATGATCAAGCGGTTTTAAGGGTTTTAAACCGGAGGGCGGGAAGCGCGGGGCAAAACGAAGATCAGAAACCGGGAAGGTCAGGATACTGAAGGCCGGTCTGGAAGTCAGTGCTCAGAAGAAAAGGTCAGACTATAGAAATAGAACTAAGAGCTGAACGTTAGATACAATATGGTATATAAGGTAAAAAGAGAGAGAAATACCTTTGATATATGTATTAATAGATGTATAATTATTGTCTGGCTTAAGTACAAATAACAATAATAGATAGACATAGACAATTGATTAGGTTTTCGTATATTAAAAAGGAGGAGAATAATCATAGACGGTCTGCTCTGGAGTAGCATAAAGGTTCTAATTGCTTTCTTGTTGGTGGGTTTAA encodes the following:
- the cobT gene encoding nicotinate-nucleotide--dimethylbenzimidazole phosphoribosyltransferase translates to MENLTEEQLYTRLQKLTAAILDLDGEAMAQIQVRLDSLTKPQGSLGQLEQLAKQLGGIQRTSGPKILKKAVLTMAGDHGVVEEGISAFPQEVTPQMAYNIMNGGAAINVLARQANAEVILTDVGIAFPVEGSLINKRVANGTQNMTKGPAMTRRQALQALLAGAEVAEEKIREGYNLFATGELGIGNTTPSSAIVSILTNSAVEDVVGRGTGIDDAGVIRKRRAIEKAIEVNQPDKTDALDVLSKVGGLEIAAIAGSILQAAASHVPIIIDGFISTAGALIAAKLAPKSMAYMIPSHGSVEIGHRKALAGLGLDPILNLDMRLGEGTGAAITFYIVESALHILEEMATFADAGVTEKTV
- a CDS encoding ParM/StbA family protein; amino-acid sequence: MLESDILVAGADPGFGAIKLDTGDTKILFPAVICKGNERIFSTLGNVLLDKGSDIETQIASLDVIVKDNATGVEKHYFMGSLAESLNPNEAHYCWDEDKSSDEEATALLVVALALAQQNLKANVYLGTGVPVKYYASLKDKYESELKGSFSVVFRSGPMAGMTRQLNILRSRVLPQSYGVFIKETLNEYGIPTNPKLFGGYVVVIDPGFRTTDIATFYDGVMLDPPNSFSIEKGLKWAYIGVAEKLKELTGNHANPIETDDKELDKIFRVNGGLYPWNNGTINLNPIMQSMLKQLGTDITREVKKALKPMLGKLHTVLVAGKVGEMVYEHIQMENKTLINDPQFGNATGFRIMAATLVNNITKKANPSA